The following DNA comes from Papaver somniferum cultivar HN1 chromosome 4, ASM357369v1, whole genome shotgun sequence.
GTAGCAAAGATGTCTTTCTTTGATGCTTTCCTGTTCTATGTAATACACACCACCTCTTTAATTATTCTTTATTAGGAGTACTTTTTACCAGTTGAGCTAACTAAActtgtttggttttgttttgctTAGATTATACATTGGATGGACAAATATGAAGTTTGGCATAGACTGCCGGTTCTACTTGGAGTAGCTTACCTTGGTATCAGGAGGCATTTGCATCAACGTTATAATCTTTTGCACGTAGGAGACATCAAGGGTCGAAAATATGACACCGATGAGTATTGTTATCGGACAGCTGATGGGAAATGTAACCATCCATCAGATGATCGGATTGGTAGCCAGGGTACATTTTTCAGTCGTAATATGCCTCCTTCAAACTTACCCTACGAGGTAAAATAAACCGGCTCTATAATTAGCTCGGTGATATATCAGACTTATCACTGACCAAAATTTCATTCAGATGGTTTCACGCGATTATAAGCTTAATGCTAAGGTATAAGTTTTCCTTTTTTTCATTTATTGACTAATATACATGAATAACAGCTGCTTGAGCCACACCCATCAGTCGTTGCAGCAAAGTTATTGGCGAGGAAAGAGTTCATAGACAACGGGAAACAATTCAACTTGATTGCATGTTCATGGATACAATTCATGATTCACGACTGGATTGATCATATGGAAGACACTCAGCAGGTTTAGATAATCATCCATATACTGTAATAATGTATGCTTTAGTTTATGGGGTTACCATTGAAACACATCCGTCAATATTACAGACATGTAGTAGTGGCCTAGTGGGTATTTATTCTACTGAAGATAAGGTAGGTAGATATGAAACACAACTAATGCTGtggattatgtttttttttatgcaGGTGGAAATAAGGGCTCCTGACAACATTGCCGATGCATGTCCACTGAAATCATTCAAGTTTCTTAAAACCAAACAAGTTCCAACTAATACTACTGCTGGTTGGCCGTCCAAGGGTAACAACTTCTTGATGAATAACACTGGATCTCTTAACACAAGAACTCCTTGGTGGTAAgaattagtttccaaaactaaaaCTAGAGCACCTGctaattagtttgtttttttaACTAGTTGAGATTTTGAACAGGGATGGGAGTGTAATATACGGGAATAACAAAGAAGGTATGGAAAGAATCAGATCATTCAAAGATGGCAAGCTTAGGATATCAGACAAAGATGGATTACTTGAACACGACGAGAAAGGGATACCAATATCCGGGGATGTTCGAAATTGTTGGGCTGGTTTTTCACTCTTGCAGgctttatttgtcaaagaacacAATACTGTTTGTGACATGCTCATGGTGCATTATCCTGAATTTGACGACGAAAAGCTCTACCAACATGCGCGCCTAGTGACTTCCGCGGTCATTGCGAAAATTCATACCATCGATTGGACAGTAGAACTTTTAAAGACTGATACTCTTGTAGCGGGGATGAGAATCAACTGGTAtggatttctaggaaagagaatTAAGGATATGTTTGGACATTTCTGTGGACCGATATTCAGTGGGTTAGTTGGTCTTAAAGCACCAAGAGACCATGGCATTCCTTATTCACTGACTGAAGAGTTTGTGAGTGTTTATAGAATGCATTCACTTCTTCCTGATAAACTTCAGCTAAGGGACACCAACTCGTCTTCCATGGACGAATGCCCTCCTATCACTCAAGAGTACGTAATATTAAATACTACTCCGTCACCGTTCTTTATCTCTCGATTCCTCTCGCTAACTGGAGACTTTGTTTGTGTAATAGGATGGCTATGAGAGAAATGATAGGCAAAGAAGGTGAGAAGAGACTTTCTGAAATTGGAatggagaagatgatggtgtCAATGGGTCATCAAGCAAGTGGGGCACTAACGTTATGGAATTATCCTTCATGGATGAGAAACCTTGTAGCTCATGATATCGATGGCGAAGATAGACCCGATCCAGTTGACATGGCTGCCTTAGAAAGTAATTCTCTTCTTATTTTGTTATCTACTTCTATATTTAAGTGCGCTTGTATTTATCATGACGAGTTATGTTTAAATATTTATTAGTTTATAGAGATCGGGAAAGGGGAGTGGCTCGATATAACGAGTTCCGAAGGAATTTGTTGATGATTCCTATAAGCAAATGGGAAGACTTGACGGACGATGTTGAGGTTATTGAAGCTCTTCATGACGTGTATGAGGACGATATTGAGAAACTTGATCTACTTGTTGGTCTTCATGCAGAGAAGAAGATAAAGGGTTTCGCAATAAGCGAAACTGCCTTCTTCATCTTTCTATTAATTGCGTCAAGGTAATATACATGATTATATTTGATTCATCGTCGTACTACAGCTGAAATGATTATATGAGTAGCTAATGTACTTACTGATAACTGTAGGAGGTTGGAAGCTGATCGTTTCTTTACAACAAATTTCAATTCTCGAACTTATACCGAGAAAGGATTAGAATGGGTTAACAAAACTGAGAGTTTGAGAGATGTGATCGGCCGACATTATCCTGAAATGACAAGGAAATGGATGAAAAGTTCAAGTGCATTTTCTGTATGGGATTCATCACCTACGCCAACAAACTGTATACCTTTATATCTTCGTCCGGCACCCTAATCAGCTTAAATTGCTCCAAATATACAGAGATACcctgagtttgagtttgagtttgtaatGTACAATATTCTTGGAGAGTTAGTATAACGACGACACGGATAGTTTGTGTATACCGTAAGTTGAAAAGATCTATGCAAGTTCTTAAAGCACCAACTGTATTCATATATGACTAGAAGGCCCCGGTTCAACCTCTCGACTATTTTGAAGTGGCTCGATATCTTGTATTTCAGAATTAGGCCGAGAAGACACTGTACCACATTTCATTTGTTTAGATATATAAATTTTCGTAAAATTAGaccaatttaatttatttttccatttttcttttctaatttctCACAAAGAGGTTTTATTCTAAAAGTTCGAAACCATCTCGATATACACACATAATCAAAAGGTTGATTTTTCGTTACAAATCAAATGACCTTTCAGTCTCTTATCTTACATTATTTCCCTCATTCTTTTCTTAACATGCCCCTAAAATTCAATTTCTAATATTTTCTTCAttcacaaaatcaaaatcattttcttCTCGAGGTTGTCATAAAAATCCACCATTCATCACTGTTGCAGCGTAATaacttttcaattttaatttgaaAATTAAACTTTGCGATACTCCTATTTGTGTGGAGACACCTTGTGACGTAGAGTTACAAAAACGACGGAGAAAAGAACCTGAGAGATATGTGGAAGAGCAGTTCCTATATTTGTTcattttgcacccactatggactcaacaaatttGAAAAAAAGATGGGAAAACCAGTAAAATTGAGGGTTTGTTGAGTGCGGCCGAAGATTAGGCGCGCACTTGATCATGAACCGCATGGAGGAACAAGACTCGTTGGCGGGTGATCCAAAAACACTGGCATTTGATATAAAACTGCCAGTTTTTCCTTCAAACGCCAGCGTCTGAAGTTTAATCTTCCAGAGCGTGATCCAAAACCGCCAGCGGCTAAATCCAGACAGCTTAAaaattctataaatactcctcatttcaactccaaattcacatatTATAAATatcttcactctcaaatcatctacaaaaatacctcccagagttcgtggtgttagattcactcaacacgaggatttagctatttgtagagcctttgtttttcacacacaagatggTTGTCGATAGGAATGTAGCCGAATCGACATTGTGTTTCTAGGAGAAAGTTTATATAATGTTCGCCGCTCAAACATGGAACATTTATGGGCGTGATTCTCACGGATTGTCGCATTGTTTTAGTGTAATTAGTCGTCATGTATCGGAATTCCTAGGTGTACTAGAGCATAATCACAAAAATAAACTCAACGGTGAAGCTgaacatgaagtggaacccagaacACTAGCGATGTGGGAGGTATCACACGGCGGACCTTCGCCTTCCAAGCTTGTTttaacattcttagggtgctcaacagatTCGATCCCTACATCACCCTAGGAATTCCACAACCCGACAATTAAATGAGGACGGGAATTGACGcatatgtagtagttgttttaatctaatgtatttcttttgttctcatgtatgatgtggttgtttaATCCAATGtaatatgtttttatttataagaaaggtttaaattagttatgatattgatggtgaaAATGTGAAGGTATCCACATGTTTAGTTTACCTAAtcataacacaaaataaacaccaaactaaataacataatacTGTAGTGGATCGATTTGTCCCTCAACTTTAATCAGCCCACTTCACCAAAAAACACCTAGGACGTTTCCAGAAATGCATTCCACACGTGTCTTCTTCAGTAGAAGtgcacaaatgcataaaagtcctgcaatcgggctttgagcatccactgattcTCTGTAGACAATGTTTGTATTTGTGATCTCCgtatccacaatgcttgcagtgcaataacttcttcttcaatttggatttaagtttgaagtttttgcaaaatgttgcaaacttttcttcttcttctttaaccttgCATAGCATCATCTaacatatgtggttcctctggacagttaggatcttgacattgcaaataccttaGATTTtacggttgtgattcaatcaccattatgATTCGTGAACAACCTTCTCGCGGACACTTTGATACATTCAAGGGCATTGCATAAGACTgcggttatccatgaaacataatggacaaacctcttttgcttcgacacataatatttgtttcgccttgcctttagaaaacatggtggatgttgtTGGCTAAGAAAGAAATCtgttagtttgattgagaatcaAACCTAGTGctgtatttataacaaaaaaataaaatagtcgTTGGTAATTGAAACGGGCGGTCATGGTAAAGTCGCGCGGTTTTACTTCGGCCACCAATGACTAAATTTCCAacggatttattttatttctcacCCTATAAATTCGATTCTTCTCATTTTCAAAttcacatcttcttctttctttctaaaactcttaatatctctcactttgaAGAAATGTCTGCTAGAATTCGTGGTACCAAGTTTACTAAAAAAGAGGATTTAACTAGGGGAAATATCCTATTGGGGGACGTCCGTATTGTGATTGACAAAATAAGGGGTGGAATATTAAAATTCCTAACTCAGGGACTTCGGTCATTTCGGGTCGGGACAAATTCGGAAATGCCAAGTGTATCCTAATTTTTTTTCGCGTTTCATCATTGTCCTGATTGTCCCTAATTCAATTGGGCAACATGACAGTTCGGTGTATGACCAATAAGATAATATATTATCAATTGGACAACATGACAGTACTGATTGATTTATTTATACTTACCGTGTTTTGAACACTTTATGTTGATGAACGTAATATAGTAAGTACAATAAGATAACATTGATACGTTATTGAATTTTTTCCAAGATTTCTCGCCTCTAGCCGTCGTTCAGGAATTCACGTCTTCGCCCACTCTTCACTAAACTATATGACTGGTCTGAATTATAACTTTTTCCACGGTATGATAATGAGAGCTTTCTAACATTGCTGGTGTATAAAACTTCTGACTTTCATAGCAAGTTCACAGGTATAATCTTTGAATCTTTTAATATCTGTTGCAGTGAATACGTATCCATCCTTCGAAAATCAGATTGCATCCTTACTTACAACCGGTGAATAAATGCAACATTATTAACTTTTAGCTTATCACATACTAACATAAGAATCCGCACTCCTTCAATCTCGTGATACaggtaatggcaactgcaagatgaaacttagcttatataaagacaactatctttattgatgtttagaaaatctctcaaaactaaacacaagctctaatcttgctcatatgatcaaccacaactttggtgatcatatatatatagaactatgaattccttttcctagtcctattaacttattacatgtctttccttttcttagaactagatgacttctaattcccttaggattacatcaatttcctaatcttgtcctaaccaacttgttagtgacttctatgttgaagttaatccaacaatctcccccttaagcttcaactgtgcttgtgaaaaatcttatacgtatgatggtgctctcgtctcccatggctcggtgtagacaagctctgataccaattaatgggaGACGAGAGCACTATAATacgtacaagatttttcacaagcacagttgaagcttaagggggagaatgttggattaacttcaacatagaagtcactaacaagttggttaggacaagattaggaaattgatgtaatcctaagggaattagaagtcatctagttctaagaaaaggaaagacatgtaataaggtaataggactaggaaaaggaattcatagttctatatatatatgatcaccaaaactgtggttgatcatatgaacaagattagagcttgtgtttagttttgagagattttctaaacatcaataaagagagttacTATGAAACTGAGATTTTCCGTCTGATGTAAAAATAATATTTCCTTTGTAATCAGTAATAGTAGCTCAAAATCCACCATTTTCTTTTACTTTGTTGAACTAAAAGGATCCATCACACGCAACACGATAAAAAATTTCTCCATAATCTAATTTATAATATAGATGATATTCATTAGGTGGTGGAGTACATAGTGATTTGCATAGAATTGAAATTTGATGACGTTGTAATAATAGATTTCGTGAATGAGATTTTCAGGAATCTCACAAGTTGAATTTGGAAGAACAAGGATTAGGTTTCTCTCATCTCTAGGTCTTGAGATTAAGATGAGATCGTTATGATTAACTTCTTAATAGTTGA
Coding sequences within:
- the LOC113275454 gene encoding alpha-dioxygenase 2-like yields the protein MGFSLNFVHPQLKPIVAKMSFFDAFLFYIIHWMDKYEVWHRLPVLLGVAYLGIRRHLHQRYNLLHVGDIKGRKYDTDEYCYRTADGKCNHPSDDRIGSQGTFFSRNMPPSNLPYELLEPHPSVVAAKLLARKEFIDNGKQFNLIACSWIQFMIHDWIDHMEDTQQVEIRAPDNIADACPLKSFKFLKTKQVPTNTTAGWPSKGNNFLMNNTGSLNTRTPWWDGSVIYGNNKEGMERIRSFKDGKLRISDKDGLLEHDEKGIPISGDVRNCWAGFSLLQALFVKEHNTVCDMLMVHYPEFDDEKLYQHARLVTSAVIAKIHTIDWTVELLKTDTLVAGMRINWYGFLGKRIKDMFGHFCGPIFSGLVGLKAPRDHGIPYSLTEEFVSVYRMHSLLPDKLQLRDTNSSSMDECPPITQEMAMREMIGKEGEKRLSEIGMEKMMVSMGHQASGALTLWNYPSWMRNLVAHDIDGEDRPDPVDMAALEIYRDRERGVARYNEFRRNLLMIPISKWEDLTDDVEVIEALHDVYEDDIEKLDLLVGLHAEKKIKGFAISETAFFIFLLIASRRLEADRFFTTNFNSRTYTEKGLEWVNKTESLRDVIGRHYPEMTRKWMKSSSAFSVWDSSPTPTNCIPLYLRPAP